From the genome of Streptococcus oralis:
TAGTCTGGAAGGTCAGCAAAATCGACCCATTTTTGATAATTTTCTTGGTAAGTCATAGAGTGTCTCCTTTGTTTATTTGCTTTAATCGCTTTCATTATATCACGATTTGACATTTTAGTAAAACGTTAGCATAACTTAAAATGTAGGAAATTAACTTTTGCACTTTAGCGGGAAAATGGTGGGGACTGTGCTTACTTATACTAAGTTAGGGATGAAAATTAATTATTAGATACTTTATAACATGAAAGTTTATAATTCATTTTGTAGGTTTGTTGAAGAAAAAAATCAAAAATATTGTTATATTCTATTCTTTTTATAAAGAATCCTTTAATGTATCAAATGAACAGATAGAAAAATTTAAGTTAAAACTCTATAAATTTAAGATATTTTGAAAAATTCTGGTTTCTGTTTTGAATTTTATTCTACGTATGGTAAAATATAGTAAATCATTAAAGGAGAATCCATTATGAAAAAAATTCTTAAGCATTCTGCCTTGCTTTTATCAGCTTTAGCACTGGTTGCCTGTGGAGCTCAAAAAAAAGCAAGCGACAATGGTACAGCTTCAAACTCTAATTTTGAGGTTTCTGTAAAAGACGGTATGTATGTATTGCCTAAAGATGAGGATTCATCATCAACATACCTTGCACTTCAAGTCGAAATCAAGAACAATCGTGATAAACAGTTTAGTTTTACTAGCCAAGATATCACGCTATACAATGAAAAGGATGAAAAATTACAACCAATTCAAGTTTATGAAAGCGACAGTAAAACTAAATTTATGTCATATGGTGACAGTCTTTCTAAAGGAAAGAGCGTTGCTGGTTATGTAGTGTATGAAGTCGATAAGAATGCTAAGTATGAACTTCACTTTGCACCTAGCTTTTACGATGACATCAAAGAAAATTCTAAAAAGAATAACGATGTAGCAATCAAGGTGGATCCAAGTCAGTATGAAGACAATATTGATGAAGCGAAAGATGTAATGAAAAAATATGTCGATGCTGTTTACCTTAATGGGGAAAGCTCTGGTGGTGGAACGAACCTAAGTGCTACTGACAAAAAGTCGCAAGTTGTAGCACTTGCTGATGATAAAAAATCTTCTGATAATAGTGCTGAATTCACAAACGATGCGAAAGCTGATAAAGAAGAGTTTATCAAGAAATTTACAGAGTCATTCGGAAAAGGTTTCTATAACTACAAACCATCTGATTCAGAACTTAGAACATTCGCAGATGCCTACATCAAAGCAAATGCTAAGAGAGCAAAAGTTGATTACAAGGTGAAGACATACTTGCCTGATTATGCTGTTGTTTATGTTAGACCAGAAACAATCGACTTGGATAACTTGAATGTTTATGAATTGAGCCGTAAATTCTACGAAGAAAACAAAGGTAAATATAGCAACTACTCTGAAGCTATGAAAGCTGGTGAAAAATACATTTTAGAAAATGCACCGAGTCAATTTGATTCAACTCCTCTAGACACTAGTGATAACATGAAGAAAGAGGGTTATGAAATTAAAATGACCAAGAAAGATGGAAAATGGACCATCGATACCTCTTCTAAAAACTATGAATTGAAAGATATGGCTCGCACATTCCGTGGAGGCATTGGATACTAAGATGAAAGGTTCGAGTTTATGACTCGAACTTTTTTCATTGCAATTGTGCAAAAGAGAAAAAGATAGTAAAATAGATGTATGATTATTTTACAAGCTAATAAAATTGAACGTTCTTTTGCAGGAGAGGTTCTTTTTGATAATATCAACCTGCAAGTTGATGAACGAGACCGGATTGCCCTCGTTGGGAAAAATGGGGCAGGTAAGTCCACTCTTTTGAAGATTTTGGTTGGGGAAGAGGAGCCGACCAGTGGAGAAATCAATAAGAAAAAAGATGTTTCTCTGTCTTACCTAGCCCAAGATAGCCGTTTTGAGTCTGAAAATACCATTTATGATGAAATGCTTCACGTCTTTGATGACTTGCGTCGGACTGAGAAGCAACTTCGTCAGATGGAACTGGAGATGGGTGAAAAGTCTGGTGAAGATCTGGATAAACTGATGGCGGATTATGATCGTTTATCAGAGAACTTCCGTCAGGCTGGTGGCTTTACCTACGAAGCTGATATCCGTGCTATCTTAAATGGATTCAAGTTTGACGAGTCTATGTGGCAGACGAAAATTGCCGAGCTTTCAGGTGGTCAAAATACTCGTCTAGCACTGGCTAAAATGCTCCTTGAAAAGCCCAATCTCTTGGTCTTGGACGAACCTACCAACCACTTGGATATTGAAACCATAGCCTGGCTAGAGAATTACTTGGTGAACTATAGCGGTGCCCTCATTATTGTCAGCCACGACCGTTACTTCTTGGATAAAGTTGCGACGATTACGCTAGATTTGACCAAGCATTCTTTGGATCGCTATGTGGGAAATTATTCTTGTTTTGTTGAGTTAAAGGAGCAAAAGCTAGTTACTGAGGCAAAAAACTATGAAAAGCAGCAGAAGGAAATCGCTGCTCTGGAAGACTTTGTCAATCGCAATCTAGTCCGAGCTTCAACGACAAAACGTGCTCAATCTCGCCGCAAGCAACTGGAAAAAATGGAGCGTTTGGACAAGCCTGAAGCTGGCAAGAAATCAGCCAATATGACCTTCCAGTCTGAAAAAACGTCGGGAAATGTCGTTTTGACTGTTGAAAATGCGGCTATTGGCTATGATGGGGAAATATTGTCTGAGCCAATCAATCTGGACCTTCGTAAAATGAATGCTGTTGCCATCGTTGGACCAAACGGCATCGGGAAATCAACCTTTATCAAGTCTATTGTGGACCAGATCCCTTTTATCAAGGGAGAGAAGCGTTTTGGTGCCAATGTTGAGGTTGGTTACTATGACCAGACTCAAAGCAAGCTAACACCAAGCAATAGTGTCCTAGATGAACTTTGGAATGATTTTAAACTAACACCAGAGGTTGAAATCCGTAATCGACTTGGAGCCTTCCTTTTCTCAGGAGATGATGTTAAGAAATCAGTTGGCATGCTGTCAGGTGGCGAAAAAGCTCGTTTGTTACTTGCCAAACTTTCTATGGAAAACAACAACTTTTTAATTCTTGACGAGCCGAC
Proteins encoded in this window:
- a CDS encoding DUF4352 domain-containing protein, with translation MKKILKHSALLLSALALVACGAQKKASDNGTASNSNFEVSVKDGMYVLPKDEDSSSTYLALQVEIKNNRDKQFSFTSQDITLYNEKDEKLQPIQVYESDSKTKFMSYGDSLSKGKSVAGYVVYEVDKNAKYELHFAPSFYDDIKENSKKNNDVAIKVDPSQYEDNIDEAKDVMKKYVDAVYLNGESSGGGTNLSATDKKSQVVALADDKKSSDNSAEFTNDAKADKEEFIKKFTESFGKGFYNYKPSDSELRTFADAYIKANAKRAKVDYKVKTYLPDYAVVYVRPETIDLDNLNVYELSRKFYEENKGKYSNYSEAMKAGEKYILENAPSQFDSTPLDTSDNMKKEGYEIKMTKKDGKWTIDTSSKNYELKDMARTFRGGIGY
- a CDS encoding ABC-F family ATP-binding cassette domain-containing protein, coding for MIILQANKIERSFAGEVLFDNINLQVDERDRIALVGKNGAGKSTLLKILVGEEEPTSGEINKKKDVSLSYLAQDSRFESENTIYDEMLHVFDDLRRTEKQLRQMELEMGEKSGEDLDKLMADYDRLSENFRQAGGFTYEADIRAILNGFKFDESMWQTKIAELSGGQNTRLALAKMLLEKPNLLVLDEPTNHLDIETIAWLENYLVNYSGALIIVSHDRYFLDKVATITLDLTKHSLDRYVGNYSCFVELKEQKLVTEAKNYEKQQKEIAALEDFVNRNLVRASTTKRAQSRRKQLEKMERLDKPEAGKKSANMTFQSEKTSGNVVLTVENAAIGYDGEILSEPINLDLRKMNAVAIVGPNGIGKSTFIKSIVDQIPFIKGEKRFGANVEVGYYDQTQSKLTPSNSVLDELWNDFKLTPEVEIRNRLGAFLFSGDDVKKSVGMLSGGEKARLLLAKLSMENNNFLILDEPTNHLDIDSKEVLENALIDFDGTLLFVSHDRYFINRVATHVLELSENGSTLYLGDYDYYVEKKAEVEAIQTAEASTSNQEKEESPVNDYQAQKESQKEARKLMRQIESLESEIEELESKSQAISEQMLETNDAEKLMEMQAELEKISHRQEEAMLEWEELSEQV